A stretch of the Pirellulales bacterium genome encodes the following:
- the lexA gene encoding transcriptional repressor LexA, which yields MANLERLTKRQRDVYQFIREKIRNRGYGPTVREIGSNFQISSPNGVMCHLKALEKKGLINREPNMSRAIMLATETPEGGGGLPLAGRIAAGRLHEAVEQDERIDFGKIFGADDQFVLEVRGDSMIEDQIADGDYVVIRKQDTAQRGQIVVALTDENEATLKRWFPEANRIRLEPANSSMEPIYVKNARVLGVVVGVVRKVG from the coding sequence ATGGCCAATCTCGAGCGACTGACCAAGCGGCAGCGTGACGTGTACCAATTTATTCGCGAGAAAATTCGCAACCGGGGCTATGGCCCGACGGTACGTGAGATTGGTTCAAACTTTCAGATCAGCTCTCCCAATGGCGTTATGTGCCACTTGAAGGCCCTGGAGAAAAAGGGGCTGATCAACCGCGAGCCGAATATGTCGCGGGCAATCATGCTGGCGACCGAAACGCCCGAAGGGGGTGGTGGTTTGCCCCTAGCCGGTCGCATTGCCGCGGGCCGGTTGCACGAGGCAGTCGAGCAGGACGAGCGGATTGATTTCGGCAAGATTTTTGGCGCGGATGATCAATTCGTCCTGGAAGTACGTGGCGACTCGATGATCGAAGATCAGATCGCCGACGGCGACTATGTGGTTATCCGCAAGCAGGACACGGCCCAGCGCGGCCAGATCGTCGTAGCACTTACCGACGAAAACGAGGCCACGCTTAAGCGCTGGTTTCCCGAAGCGAATCGCATCCGCTTAGAACCGGCCAATTCTTCGATGGAGCCGATCTACGTCAAGAACGCCCGCGTGCTCGGCGTGGTTGTCGGCGTGGTGCGCAAGGTGGGCTAG
- a CDS encoding methylated-DNA--[protein]-cysteine S-methyltransferase: protein MKKTAARDDALALFPSELGWMAVLGSGETVRRLVYGYSSPEAAVGALGLIDASALRVANWNPRLIARLQAYARQGNDDFRDVKLQVEPRTLFQRRVIAACRRIPCGSTATYAQLAAAAGSPGAARAVGTVMKTNPVSLIIPCHRVLGAAGRIGGYSHPLGLDIKARLLALEAAGKKRRSGGQKKSTRKPAKRVPAKR from the coding sequence ATGAAAAAGACCGCGGCACGCGACGACGCCCTCGCGCTTTTCCCCAGCGAGCTTGGTTGGATGGCAGTCCTGGGTTCGGGAGAGACCGTCCGACGGTTAGTCTATGGATACTCGTCCCCCGAGGCAGCCGTCGGGGCGCTCGGTCTAATCGACGCATCCGCTCTGCGCGTGGCGAATTGGAATCCGCGGCTAATCGCACGACTGCAAGCCTACGCGCGGCAGGGCAATGACGATTTTCGAGATGTGAAGTTGCAGGTGGAACCGCGCACGCTGTTTCAGCGTCGGGTGATTGCCGCCTGCCGTCGCATTCCATGCGGCAGTACGGCGACATATGCGCAGTTGGCTGCTGCCGCCGGCTCGCCCGGCGCCGCACGCGCTGTGGGAACCGTGATGAAAACCAATCCCGTGTCGTTGATCATTCCCTGTCACCGCGTGCTGGGGGCGGCGGGCCGCATTGGTGGATACTCGCATCCGCTAGGCTTGGACATCAAGGCACGCTTGCTGGCCCTCGAGGCCGCCGGTAAAAAGCGCCGCTCCGGCGGGCAGAAGAAGAGTACGCGTAAGCCGGCCAAACGTGTACCCGCCAAGCGGTAG
- the rnc gene encoding ribonuclease III: MSDIVETDRLQINSKLERCQERIDYRFRNVSLLLSAVTHASGAQHRLASNERLEFLGDAILGFIVCENLYQNYPDLLEGELTKIKSVVVSRQTCAKISESLRLDEFLILGKGMTSHPTIPPSLLSDVFESLIAAIYLDGGTSAARSFIEFHLGPEIEMAASGENGCNYKSQLQQFAQREFGSTPTYQLLDEKGPDHSKCFKISAQIGRDRYQPAWGRNKKEAEQRAARNALSQISGDEIPFPSD, from the coding sequence ATGAGCGACATCGTTGAAACGGATCGGCTGCAGATCAATTCTAAGCTCGAGCGTTGTCAGGAACGGATTGACTACCGGTTCCGCAATGTTTCGCTGCTGCTGTCAGCCGTCACTCATGCTTCCGGGGCCCAACATCGCCTGGCCTCGAACGAGCGGTTGGAGTTTCTCGGGGACGCCATTCTGGGGTTCATCGTCTGCGAGAATCTCTATCAAAACTATCCGGATTTGCTCGAAGGCGAACTGACCAAGATCAAGTCGGTGGTTGTCAGCCGGCAGACCTGCGCCAAGATCAGCGAGTCCCTGCGGCTGGACGAGTTTCTGATTCTCGGCAAGGGCATGACTTCACATCCCACGATTCCCCCTTCGCTATTGTCGGATGTGTTCGAGTCGCTGATCGCGGCCATTTACCTGGATGGGGGCACGAGCGCCGCGCGGTCTTTCATTGAGTTCCATCTTGGTCCCGAGATCGAAATGGCAGCCTCGGGCGAGAACGGCTGCAACTACAAATCGCAGTTGCAACAGTTCGCCCAGCGCGAATTCGGCAGCACTCCCACGTACCAATTGCTGGACGAAAAAGGGCCAGACCACAGCAAGTGCTTCAAGATCTCGGCGCAAATCGGCAGGGATCGCTATCAACCGGCTTGGGGCCGCAACAAAAAGGAAGCCGAGCAACGCGCCGCGCGCAACGCGTTGAGCCAGATCAGCGGCGATGAGATTCCGTTCCCCTCGGACTGA
- a CDS encoding aminotransferase class I/II-fold pyridoxal phosphate-dependent enzyme, protein MPVRLSEFVGTVGIETAFSVLATARRLKSAGKRVMELEIGDSPFPATASAKRAAIEAIETDQSHYGPSIGLPELRAAAAAYVRDEHRVAATAENVIIGPGAKIFEQLFCETFLDAGDGVLVFSPFFPTYLPNIARRGARTWLADLRAEDRFRPRLDDVARFLREDPHPKAIFLNSPHNPTGGVATEEDLRGLADLIRGRDVAVFSDEPYDQMVWRGRHRSLLEQPGMFEQCVAVYTFSKSYSMSGYRLGFAVSAAGIIDRLATLSNTTLSCVPAITQLAGAAALAHDTAERDGNMKRFHQQVITLAQGLAQVDGVRCEAPDGTFYVFPDVTAICNRLGLTSHGLAMFLLEAADDHVGLACLGGECFGAAGAGFLRFSCAETPEVMTEAVEFFRSAITREDRARDYAAQHRHLALAKPYPG, encoded by the coding sequence ATGCCAGTCCGCTTGAGCGAGTTTGTCGGCACGGTGGGAATCGAAACCGCCTTCAGCGTGCTGGCCACTGCTCGTCGTCTGAAAAGCGCCGGCAAGCGGGTCATGGAACTGGAAATCGGCGACAGCCCTTTTCCGGCCACCGCCTCGGCCAAGCGGGCAGCCATCGAAGCGATCGAAACTGACCAATCACATTACGGACCATCGATCGGCTTGCCCGAGTTGCGCGCGGCGGCGGCGGCCTACGTGCGCGACGAGCATCGCGTGGCGGCCACAGCCGAAAACGTCATCATCGGTCCGGGGGCCAAGATCTTCGAACAGCTTTTCTGCGAGACCTTTTTGGACGCAGGCGATGGCGTGCTGGTCTTCAGCCCCTTTTTCCCTACGTATTTGCCGAACATCGCACGGCGCGGCGCCCGTACGTGGCTGGCCGACTTGCGGGCTGAGGATCGCTTCCGGCCGCGACTGGACGACGTTGCGCGATTTCTGCGTGAGGATCCGCACCCCAAGGCCATTTTTCTCAACAGTCCCCATAATCCCACGGGGGGCGTGGCAACCGAGGAAGACCTGCGCGGTCTGGCCGATTTGATCCGCGGCCGCGACGTCGCCGTCTTTAGCGATGAGCCGTACGATCAGATGGTATGGCGCGGCCGGCACCGATCACTGCTTGAACAGCCAGGAATGTTCGAGCAATGCGTGGCCGTATATACGTTCAGCAAGTCCTACAGCATGAGCGGTTATCGGTTGGGATTCGCGGTCAGCGCGGCGGGGATTATCGATCGGCTGGCAACGCTTTCGAATACCACGTTGTCGTGCGTGCCTGCCATCACGCAGCTGGCCGGAGCAGCGGCGCTCGCCCACGATACCGCGGAACGCGACGGCAACATGAAGCGGTTCCACCAACAGGTGATCACCCTGGCGCAGGGATTGGCCCAAGTCGATGGCGTGCGCTGCGAAGCACCGGATGGCACTTTCTACGTATTCCCCGACGTCACAGCGATCTGCAACCGACTTGGCCTGACGTCGCACGGGCTAGCCATGTTCTTGCTGGAAGCGGCCGACGATCACGTGGGACTGGCTTGCCTGGGGGGCGAGTGCTTCGGTGCGGCGGGCGCCGGCTTTCTACGCTTCAGCTGCGCCGAGACGCCCGAGGTCATGACCGAAGCGGTGGAGTTCTTCCGCAGCGCGATCACGCGTGAGGACCGGGCACGCGACTACGCGGCCCAGCATCGTCATCTAGCGCTCGCCAAGCCCTACCCTGGTTGA
- a CDS encoding prenyltransferase/squalene oxidase repeat-containing protein: MRKMTAATLILCASFGIVHAEESVPQSSSADATIDRGLAFLVKDALAWRDEHKCVSCHHASLVVWSMREARRRGHAVDEPVLNELTKWIAESGDGKTGVPRPAGIPKALNEKAISLALALGADPEPDDLSREGMKRLLTTVKEDQVESGAWASWPDTRQPIFGNSDERATLVAVLALLPAATAGDDTALAARDRGVQWLTDTKTDDDPQSIALRLVLWQRLGRPAEQWQPLLARVLERQNADGGWSQTAEMPSDAWATGQALYALAHAGLGSGNPAVDRAQDFLAKTQREDGSWPMISRPTKPGGAGSDSLIPIVGAGSAWAVMGLARSR; this comes from the coding sequence ATGCGAAAGATGACTGCGGCCACGCTGATCCTGTGCGCCTCATTCGGGATCGTACACGCCGAAGAATCGGTTCCGCAGTCATCCTCGGCCGACGCCACGATCGACCGTGGACTCGCCTTCCTCGTCAAGGATGCGCTGGCCTGGCGCGATGAGCACAAGTGTGTTTCCTGCCATCATGCCAGCCTGGTGGTTTGGTCGATGCGCGAGGCCCGCCGCCGCGGCCATGCGGTAGACGAACCGGTTCTGAACGAACTGACCAAGTGGATTGCCGAGTCCGGAGACGGCAAGACGGGCGTCCCCAGGCCGGCAGGGATCCCCAAGGCGCTGAACGAAAAGGCAATCTCTTTGGCGCTCGCCCTGGGTGCGGACCCAGAGCCGGATGATCTGTCGCGCGAAGGCATGAAGCGGCTCTTGACCACCGTGAAAGAAGACCAGGTCGAAAGCGGCGCTTGGGCCTCCTGGCCCGATACACGGCAGCCGATCTTTGGAAACTCGGACGAGCGCGCTACGTTGGTCGCGGTGCTGGCGTTGTTGCCAGCGGCGACGGCTGGCGATGATACAGCGCTCGCAGCGCGCGACCGGGGTGTGCAGTGGCTTACCGATACGAAGACCGACGATGATCCGCAATCGATTGCGTTGCGCCTGGTTTTGTGGCAGCGGCTCGGACGCCCGGCCGAACAATGGCAGCCACTACTGGCCCGCGTCCTCGAGCGACAGAATGCAGACGGCGGCTGGAGTCAGACGGCAGAAATGCCGAGCGACGCCTGGGCAACTGGGCAAGCTCTGTATGCTTTGGCCCATGCGGGACTCGGGTCTGGAAATCCTGCCGTCGATCGCGCTCAGGACTTTCTGGCCAAGACGCAGCGCGAAGACGGCTCGTGGCCAATGATCTCGCGGCCCACGAAGCCGGGCGGCGCAGGATCAGACAGTCTCATCCCGATTGTCGGCGCCGGGAGCGCCTGGGCTGTAATGGGATTGGCCCGTAGTCGTTAG